The genomic window TTCATCGGCATAGACCGGCACGAGGTCCATGCCGCAATCGGGCGCCGTACCGGGCTTATCCGACTTATAAGCCGGATGCATCGGGTCAACCCAATAGAGGATTTTTCGCTCGCCGGCCGCGGCGCGCTTTTCTTGGCTGGCCGTTGCCTGCTCGCCGGGTGAGCCGGCGGGCATGGCGTGCTGACGAGACGCCGGCACGGCCTGGGTTGCTTGCGGAGCAGCGGGGACGCCTCCGGCCAGCCAGCTCAAACCGCCGAGCAATCCGGCGGCAACAACTGCGAACAAGATTCCCTTCCCTGAATTCATGGTGGATACCTCACTTTGTAAGACTCATGCCGACGATTGGCTCCATGCGCGCCAGAGCCTTTTGGTAGTTGGTCAACTCCTGATAGTAATTGATTTCGTATTCCAGCACGGTGGTGAAGTTGTTGAGCATCGTCAGAAAATCAACCATGCCCACCTCGTAACTCGCCAGCGAAGATTCGAGCGCCAGAGTGGACTGGGGCACGATGGCCTTGGCGTAGAGATCGGCCAGCGCCTCCGATGCCCGGGCCATCAGGTATTGCTCCTTGAGCGAGTAAAACATCTCGATCCGGATGTTTTCCTCCATACGCTTTGCTCCCGCCAGCATCAGGGCGGCCTCATTGACCCCTTGCCGCTGCTTATTCTTGTAAAAAACAGGAATCGTAGCTGAGAAACGAGCTCCCCACATCTCCGGCAGACCCGAGGACCGGTTCTGATAACTGAAGCCGACCGAAAAATTCGGATAATATTCTTTTTGCGCCAGGTTCACGACGAACTGGCTCTGCTCGATGAGCTCTTGCTGTCGCTTAAGCTCGGGGTAATTTTCGGTAGCGCGCTCGGTCAATTCTTGGAGCGAGTACACCAGGGGTGATTTTTGCACTTCCCCGGGAGCGCCCATCGGCGTCTCCGGCGGGCGATAGATCAGGGTGTTGAGGCGGGCTTCGGCCGTTCGTTTGAGCTGGTCGAGCACCGTGAGACGCTGCAACAGCCGCGAGATTTCTACTTGCGCCCTCAGTACATCTTGCTGGATGCCCTTGCCCACCTTGTACTTTTCCTCAGCAATCTTGGCGAGTTTGTTGAGAAGGTCGCGATTCTTCTCGGTAATGGCAATGGCTTTGTACAGGTAATAGAGATCGTAGTAGGCAACCTTCACCTCGCTCACCACCCGCCGGCGAGCGTTCTCATAATCCCACCAGGCTG from Candidatus Acidiferrales bacterium includes these protein-coding regions:
- a CDS encoding TolC family protein; its protein translation is MRCTGLRWVGLLLPLVMGTLPLLRAEEAKSGAGQGTKQAFAVRFETLAPTSPAGSPPQAGSQEISLETLTAEAEKNNPGIQAALRVVEAKRARVPQARAYPDPMVSFAYMGNLIPPFTQQRDDPSSFRQIEASQEIPFPGKRGLRGRIAGKDADAAWWDYENARRRVVSEVKVAYYDLYYLYKAIAITEKNRDLLNKLAKIAEEKYKVGKGIQQDVLRAQVEISRLLQRLTVLDQLKRTAEARLNTLIYRPPETPMGAPGEVQKSPLVYSLQELTERATENYPELKRQQELIEQSQFVVNLAQKEYYPNFSVGFSYQNRSSGLPEMWGARFSATIPVFYKNKQRQGVNEAALMLAGAKRMEENIRIEMFYSLKEQYLMARASEALADLYAKAIVPQSTLALESSLASYEVGMVDFLTMLNNFTTVLEYEINYYQELTNYQKALARMEPIVGMSLTK
- a CDS encoding heavy metal-binding domain-containing protein — translated: MNSGKGILFAVVAAGLLGGLSWLAGGVPAAPQATQAVPASRQHAMPAGSPGEQATASQEKRAAAGERKILYWVDPMHPAYKSDKPGTAPDCGMDLVPVYADE